AGTAAAGTAACCTGTTCATTTGGTTCAACATTATGACCACCTCTACTTAGCGATTAAATAGACTCCTATAACAATGACACAAACGCCTATCCATTGAGAAGCATCAACAGATTCCTTGAAATAAAAGTAAGCTGCTAGAACGCCGATGACATAACTTAAGCTTTGGAGCGGATAGGCAACACTGAACGGCAACTTCGTTATGATGTACATCCAAATAAAAGTAGCGACCACATATAAAAGACCGCCCCCAATAAAGAAGGGCGACTTTAACAAGTAGATAATCGTTTCAAAATTCCACTGATCTATTTTCGCAGCTCCTACCTTCCAGAGCATTTGCCCTCCAACAAGTAGAAAAACATTGACTAACAATAACAAATACGTCATTTTTTACTTCCTTCTCTTATTTTTTCTTGCTCTTTTAATTCCTGTTTTAACAAAGTGAAGTCTTGCGTTAAGGTTATGATTTTATGATTTAATTGAGAAATTCTTCGAGTTAAATCGAAGATAATAATTAAACTAAATAAAAGTCCAAATAAAAATAACAGAGACGGCGCATAGAATATGCCTAATAGATTAGCCAACATTTCTAACAACGAAGTGCTAATACTTAATACTGCCAAAACAACACAAGTGAGAATCCACAATAAAGAATACTTTGTCTCAAGAATCCCTCTTCTGACAGATTCGAGCACGATAAAGAGAAACATAATTACTACACCAAATGAAACAACTGATATATTCATCGGATCATTCCTTTATAACTTTCTGCATTAATATAGAAAGAGTAACTTTCAGCATATAATACATGCTCTTAAATGGGGTAATAGAAGAAGATCCGCCTTGTCTTTGTTGCATTTGAACAGATTTTTCTTGAATGACATAACCTTTCTTATGAATATAAATCAGAACTTCTGGCTCAGGATAATCTTTTGGGTACTTATGGGCAAATTCCTTAATAATGCGATTATTAATTGCACGAAAACCCGAAGTGGGATCCGTGAATTTTTGTTTCGTTAATAAGTATAATAAATACATAAAATAAACAATGCCGAATCTTCTTAAACTGCTGCCTTTATAATCAGTTGGCAAGACGAATCTGGAGCCTACAATCATATCAGCTTCGTTTGCATACAAGGGCTCTATAATCGTAGATAGGTCCTCATTATTATGTTGTCCATCTGCGTCGAATTGAATAGCGATTTGATAATTGTTTTCATATGCATATCGATACCCTGTTTGCATTGCTCCACCGATTCCTAAGTTATAAGGTAGGTCGAGGAGAATGACTTCAGGAAAGCTCTGGACTACATCAACAGTACGATCACTAGAACCATCATTCACAACACATATATCAATTCCATATGGAGAATTTCGAGAGGTGTGAATTAATTTATGCAGTGTTTTACCTATAGATTCTTCCTCATTAAATGCAGGAACAATGATTAACACTTTATGTTCTTTCATAAAATCACCTCTGAGCTATTAGAAGATTTTAGGGATATATGTCACTAACATTCCCCATAGTCTTCCAATTCAATCTTCATAAGATGAGTTATTCAATTTTGTAATCGTTTCTTTACAAACAATAAGGATATAGCTGCAATTAGAAAATAGGTTTTAACATGTACGAAATGCATTTGATATGATGGCATTATTTCTAATAGTATCCACCCTGCTCCTCCAACAATGGCATACAATTTCAAATTGAATAAACGTACAATCTTATTATGTAAAAATATCGCCGTAACTACTGTGATTGGGACAAAGATAAAAGTCACAAAACTAGTAGAGGCGTATAAATATTCTGCAATTCGGTTGTCTGGACTATTTTCTATAGAAAATGCAATCGATTTGTAAATAGTAGAAAATGTTTTTCCTATAAGCATACCTGCAACTACACTTAGAAAATGACCTGAATAATCTCCTTTAGAATAGTATCTTTTATATAGGAATATGGTCATTACAAGCGTAATGATGAGGTTGACTAACAGAATGATTGGAATTGCTTTAAAGATCATCGCTCCTACAGATTGTTGTAAGGATGGGTCGCTAATCCAACCTATAACAACCACGGTGACGATGACGAAACTTGTCACAAAGAAAGTGATAAACATCGACGTTATCAGACTTAATAACATATTCGGTAATTTTTTCATTTTTCACCAACTTTCATTAATTTGATGTAACTTATTTACAATACCACATCCATTCACCAACATTAAACGTTTTTGGTAATACCTTCAACTTTATCTTGAAACTTATTATTGTTATAAACGTAAAGGAATATATAAAGTAAGAGATGAAGAAAAGGAGTGAATCATAATGACTGAAGATTTAAATGCATTGTCTAAAGAAGAAAAGAATTGGGGTATGTTTATACATTTAGCTGCTTTTGCAGGGTATTTGACAGTAGCACTTGGGTTTATCGTCGGCCCGTTAATCCTTTGGTTAATGAAGAAAGATGAGTCTGAATATGCAAATTTTCACGGAAAAGAAGCACTTAACTTTCAAATTAGCTTTCTAATTTATGGAGCCATTTCAGGTCTACTTATCTTTGTGTTAATCGGCTTCATTCTTCTACCGATAGTGGCATTGTTACAACTGATTTTCATGATTATCGGAACGATACGAGCAAGTGAAGGCACATATTATCGATACCCAATGACGATTCGTTTCTTTAAGTAACATGCATAAGGGTGAATCACTAGTTAAGTTTTCCGTGATCACCCTTACGCATTCTATTGTACAAGCGGGAGTTTGACTGTAACGGCATACAATCTTTCTTCTTCTTGATTCAAATAACGTCCCTCAACCCCTAACTTAATAGCTCCCTCATAGTATCCTAAATCATTAATGATTTTTTGGTTGTCCTTAATGATGATCTTGTAGTCTGGGTCCTGAAAGTCCATTGTCGCTGTTGAACTCTGTTCTGCATCCTCTAACTTTTCAATCAAACCAATAATAAATGCCTGGTCGTTAATTGTGCTTAAATGGATACCCTCAGCATAAGTGTTTTTATTTACATAATTTTCCACCCCTCTAGTTCTAATGACGTATTAAAACAGGATTATGTTACACATAATAGCCATCACCCTATTCGAGAAAAAAATAACATTTTAATTGAATAATATTTTTACAAATATGGTTGAATCCAAATATGGCACGGTGTAGGATTAAGGAGTACGATTTTTACAAAGAATTTCCTTTATTATTTCAAATGTTACAGCCTTTTATATAGCTTGTTCGAATGAATTGTTTAGGAGATTCATAATCTAATAGTACATATACAATAGGGGGATACTAATGAATTACGGAAAAGATGAAACCGCTGCTACCATTGAACCATCCCAGCAGCCTAAGAAAAGCAAGAAACCATTGATCATCTCACTCGCTGTGATTGTTTTACTAGGAATCAGCGCAACTGTTTATGCACTCTTTTTCAATTTATCAGCGAAAGAAACGTATTTTCTAGCTGAGAAAAAGACGATGGAACAAACATCTGAAGATTATATGGAGATGTTTGCAGTTAATGAAGACATCAACGAGAAAATGTTAGAAGAACCGTCCAAAACATCAATGAACCTTAGTCTAAATAGCATTAATGGATTAGAAGCCATTGATCCGAACGTCGCAATGTTTAGTTCATTTCTCAATCAAGTGAAATTGAACTTCTCTACTCAACTTGATCCTGAGAATAATGAAGGACTTGTTGATATGAAAGTCGGAATAGGCGGAACAGAGCTTGTAAAAGCAGAAGCTTATCAATCTGAAACAGTAACAGGGCTTAGCGTCCCACTACTTTACAACCAATATCTTTACATGAAAAATGAAGAGTTTGGTAAAGTGATGCGTGAAATGGATCCGAATTATGTTGGACCAGATACGATCGATAACTTCGTAAAATTGCAGTTAGAATCAGTTGAAAACCAAGAGAAATTAGAAGAACATTTGAAGGAATACGGAAAGTTCATTTTAGATGAAATTAAAGATGAAGACGTCACTTCTAAAGACGGCGTTGAGTTTGAAGGAGAAAAATACGAGCAGTTAACCCTAGAGCTTTCAGAAAAAGAAACAAAAGATCTTCTCAAAGCGCTCATTACGAAAGTGAAAAATGACGATGAACTGTTAGATCAGTATATCGAAATGGGCGTGGGCTCTAATTTCACAACAATGAGCATGAATAAAGAAGACATGAAAAAAGAATTTATTTCTTTACTTGAAGAAGCTGAAAAAAATATGGACGATGTGAGCATGCCTGATGGATTAAAGAGTGTCATTCTGATTGACAATGACAACTTGATTGTAAAACGTGACATGATGTTTAAGATTGGCGATCAAAGTGAGATCATAAATATGAATCTTTCTACACACGCGCTACGAAAAGATGACATCGTTACTGATGGAAAATGGGAATTAAACGCTTATCCAGAAGGTAGCAAGAACCAAGACTACTTGAAAATTCTTTTTGAACTGAAAGGCGAAAAGAAAGACGAGAAAATGAATCATGACCTCACAGGTACTGTCGCTATCGCTGAATCCGGAGAAGTAAACGGTGCAACGCTTAAGGCTGGATTAACAGGTAAGCCAGAAGACATGAAGATTAACTTTGAAATTTCAGTTGATGAAGCAACTCAACAGATTCCACCAATTAAAGGTCACTTTACGAGAAAAGTAACAGATGATCTTGATAACGGACAATACTCGACTAAAGGTGAATTTGGTTTAGAAGCGGATCCTGGACTAGGCTCTCCAGTCGAAGTGGTTTTCGATTACGAATCCAAAACGGCATTTAAAGAAAAGCTTAAGTTTCCTAACGTCCAAGAAGACGGTGTAAACGTAGCTGAATTAAATGACCAAGAAAAACAAGAGCTGATGACGGAAGTTCAGTCACGCATCCAAGGCTTGATGATGAACAGCCCATTCTAAGAAAAAGCAGTACATTAAATATAAGGCAAGTGTCCGAGTCTACTCTGCACTTGCCTTTTTTATACATAACGGTATAGGAGAACGATTATGAGGGCGATGACACTAGCTAAGACACAACTGAAAGAAGTATTCAACCAACCAATAGCATGGATAGTATTATTTGTAATGCCTATTGCACTTATCGGATTTTTACTCTACGGTCTTGAACATGTAATCAAATCCAAGTCCCTCCTCCCTCCTTTTGATGTTGCAATTGTTGACGCAGACGATACAGAAGGAACAAGACAACTCATTCAGCAGTTTAAAGACAATGGAGAATTGATTTCGTTTCGTGTTGTAGATGAAGTTAAAGCGAATACATTAATAGAGGAAAATAAAATAGCTGCCATTCTGAAGGTCCCTGAAGGTTTTACAGATGGGATCAGAGATGGGGACAATAAGCAGGTAACGGTCATTGGTAATAATCAGCGCCCCTTTCAATCTGCTTTATTTAACGAAATGATGAATAGTTCCGCTGATCTCGTTAGTGCCGCACAAAGTGGCGTTAACACGATTTATGATTATATGGTCGAGGTCGGACATGAGGGTGAATACTTACAGAGGGTTGCTGACATAAAGATTTTGGAATTCACTTCCTTTGCATTCAACCGGAAGTCAATGTTTGATAAAAGTGAAGTCAACGCTTTTGAGGGCGTTACGCCATTAAAATACTATAGTACATCAGGAATCATCTTCCTTCTATTATTAACAGGACTTCTAACCATGAGCTTAACGTCATCAACGAAAGATAAAATC
This Pseudalkalibacillus berkeleyi DNA region includes the following protein-coding sequences:
- a CDS encoding glycosyltransferase family 2 protein, whose protein sequence is MKEHKVLIIVPAFNEEESIGKTLHKLIHTSRNSPYGIDICVVNDGSSDRTVDVVQSFPEVILLDLPYNLGIGGAMQTGYRYAYENNYQIAIQFDADGQHNNEDLSTIIEPLYANEADMIVGSRFVLPTDYKGSSLRRFGIVYFMYLLYLLTKQKFTDPTSGFRAINNRIIKEFAHKYPKDYPEPEVLIYIHKKGYVIQEKSVQMQQRQGGSSSITPFKSMYYMLKVTLSILMQKVIKE
- a CDS encoding DUF6583 family protein — translated: MNYGKDETAATIEPSQQPKKSKKPLIISLAVIVLLGISATVYALFFNLSAKETYFLAEKKTMEQTSEDYMEMFAVNEDINEKMLEEPSKTSMNLSLNSINGLEAIDPNVAMFSSFLNQVKLNFSTQLDPENNEGLVDMKVGIGGTELVKAEAYQSETVTGLSVPLLYNQYLYMKNEEFGKVMREMDPNYVGPDTIDNFVKLQLESVENQEKLEEHLKEYGKFILDEIKDEDVTSKDGVEFEGEKYEQLTLELSEKETKDLLKALITKVKNDDELLDQYIEMGVGSNFTTMSMNKEDMKKEFISLLEEAEKNMDDVSMPDGLKSVILIDNDNLIVKRDMMFKIGDQSEIINMNLSTHALRKDDIVTDGKWELNAYPEGSKNQDYLKILFELKGEKKDEKMNHDLTGTVAIAESGEVNGATLKAGLTGKPEDMKINFEISVDEATQQIPPIKGHFTRKVTDDLDNGQYSTKGEFGLEADPGLGSPVEVVFDYESKTAFKEKLKFPNVQEDGVNVAELNDQEKQELMTEVQSRIQGLMMNSPF
- a CDS encoding DUF4870 domain-containing protein, coding for MTEDLNALSKEEKNWGMFIHLAAFAGYLTVALGFIVGPLILWLMKKDESEYANFHGKEALNFQISFLIYGAISGLLIFVLIGFILLPIVALLQLIFMIIGTIRASEGTYYRYPMTIRFFK
- a CDS encoding EamA family transporter translates to MTYLLLLVNVFLLVGGQMLWKVGAAKIDQWNFETIIYLLKSPFFIGGGLLYVVATFIWMYIITKLPFSVAYPLQSLSYVIGVLAAYFYFKESVDASQWIGVCVIVIGVYLIAK
- a CDS encoding ABC transporter permease, whose product is MRAMTLAKTQLKEVFNQPIAWIVLFVMPIALIGFLLYGLEHVIKSKSLLPPFDVAIVDADDTEGTRQLIQQFKDNGELISFRVVDEVKANTLIEENKIAAILKVPEGFTDGIRDGDNKQVTVIGNNQRPFQSALFNEMMNSSADLVSAAQSGVNTIYDYMVEVGHEGEYLQRVADIKILEFTSFAFNRKSMFDKSEVNAFEGVTPLKYYSTSGIIFLLLLTGLLTMSLTSSTKDKIDERLRTFGVSTISHVSSAFITTFVILFMQAMLLLSGLFLLTEVSVTGHWGWSIVAIITMIIAISVWYTFLSNLPIPSGIQFFVGLIGIMVFTASGSLLFPEAYYTGFLEWVNLSTLTHWIHTMFIHALFVYNKEIILASIGVLGGMTGLLFSSSLLLRQVRRI
- a CDS encoding DUF2304 domain-containing protein; its protein translation is MNISVVSFGVVIMFLFIVLESVRRGILETKYSLLWILTCVVLAVLSISTSLLEMLANLLGIFYAPSLLFLFGLLFSLIIIFDLTRRISQLNHKIITLTQDFTLLKQELKEQEKIREGSKK